TCTCTTCGAGGAACCAGCGGATGCCGACCATCGCGACATGCTCCTGGGCCTGCGAGATGTGGACCGGGTCGATGGCCCCGAAATCGGACACATAGGGGCGGTCGATCTCGGCCGAACGATAACGGTAGTCGAGGAACAACTCGGTCTCGGGGCTGAGCTCGTAGTTCAGGCCGGCAATGCCTTGCCACATGAACTCGGTCTTCTGGCCGCGGATGACCTTGAGACCCGGGAACAGGCTGTCCTTGATGGACAGGTCGAGCGCGCCGGCGCCGACGCCACCGCCGAGCGAGAGGCTCCAATTGTCGCCGAGATTCCAGTCATAGATGAAGTTCACCAAGGCCGACTTGAGCTGGTTCGTGCCGCTCAGCGTGCCGGCGAAGGGCGGGTTGTGCTCGTGCTGGTCGTGCCAGGAATAGCCCGCTTCGAATTCGAGGCGAAGGCCGCTGGTCCACTTGTAGCCGAAAGAGCCGGCGACCAGGCCCGAGTCCTGCTGTCCGAGATTGGCATGGGCCGAAAGCGGCGGAGCCGTAACCGCATGGATCGGATCCATGTGATCGTAGCCAACGCCAAGGCCGAGATACCAGCCCTGCGTATCATTGGCCATCGCAGGGGCGACGCTGAGCGCCGCCAGTGCCACGCCCGTCAAGGCGATCGAACGAAGTTTCATTTCTATCCTCGCTTCAAATACCGACGGGCGGGGACCCCCCCACCTAAACGTTCGGACGACAACGGACTTATAACGACGGCAACAGCCGATGTCTCCCCTGAACGATTTGGTATTCGGCCGTTTTCGGGTCTCGAAGGCCCGTTTGCGCGCGGGCTGTGACCGCCCTGCAACACGACTTGCCCGATTTCGGTCATTTGCCGTCGGACGATACATTTCTCAAGGCGGGCCAACACTTAACACCCGGTGATGCCGCGCACAATGTCGCGCCTGGGGACGCATCCGGCATGCGGCTTGCTCGCGCGCGCAAATGACGCTCGATCGGCGAATGCCGCCCCGGCCGGCGGCGCGGATGGTGGCCGCCGAAGACCGGCGGAAGCCCTTGTTCAGAAATGAATTTCAGACCGGTCCGTGATCGGCCGACCAGAATCCGTCGCTCCGCCCGGCGGTCCAGACGAAGGCGTAGCGTCCCGTGAGCAGTTCGAGACTGCCTTTGCCGCTGCCGGCCTCGATGCTGCGCAGGAGTTCTTCGCGCGGCGCCACGTGGAAGAGCGAGAGCCAGAAGCGCAGCAGGCGTTCGCCGAGCCGGCCGAGCCCCTTCAGGTCCCCGAAATCGACGACGTGTATCTTTCCGCCCGGCGCGAGCGCCGCCTGCGCCGCGCTGAGCGCCTTGCGCCAGTCCGGAATCATCGACAGCGAATAGGAGAACACGATGGCGTCGAACGGCTCGCCCTCTCCGAACAGGCCCGGGCCGAGGTCTTCGGCATAGGCCTGGACGAGCTTGACCCGTCCGGTCAGGCCGGCGCGCGCGATCGCCTTGGCCGAGGTCTCCAGCATCTCGGCGGAAGCGTCGAGACCGTAAAGGACCGTGCCGGGATAGGCCTGCGCGATCTTGACGAGGTTGCGCGAGGTGCCGCACCCGACCTCGATCACCCGCGCCCCGGGCTTCAGCGCCAGTTCGCGGATCAGCCTGTCGCGCCCGAAAAGGTAGTATTTGCGCGTGGCATCGTAAATGTAGCGCTGGTGCCGGTAGACCCGGTCCATCAGCGCGGCATGTTCGGTCATCGCGGTATCACGACGGCTTGCGGCGCGCGTAAACATGAAAGCCGCCATAGATCGAGGACCGGTCCTTGGCGTGCCAGGCGCGGCTCTCCGCCTCCAGATAGGTCCAGGGCGCGAGCACGTCGGGCGGCAATTTGCGCGGCAGTGGCGATTCGGGCCCCGCGGTGCGGAAGATCACGCGGGCATCGCGGATGTCGGCGGTGCGGTCGATCTCGCGCCACAGCGCGGTGATCTGGTCCTGGTTCATCCAGTCCTGCGCGTCGAGCAGGACATAGCGGTGCAGCGACCCCGGCGCCTGGGCCTGCAGGAAATCGGTCAGCGAGGCGTGATGCACCTCCACCTTGTTCGCGCGGGTGCGGATGAAGTCGTAGGTCTCGCGCTGCAGATAGGCCGGCACCGCCTCGCGATGCTCGACGTCATAGCCGCGGCCGAACGCCTGCCAGGCGAAATAGTTCTCCTGGATCGGGAAGTCGCAGGCCAGCCGCTCGACGCGCTCGCGCAGCACCGAGACCGGATCGCCGGCCGCGACCAGCTCGTCATACTGCGCCGGCGGAATGCCCAGCGCGTAGAGCGACACCGGGCTCTTGGACAGCAACTTGATCGACTTGTAGTCGAACAGGGGCGCGATATCGCGCTCGAACAGGCGGCGCTGTTCCTCCGGCGTGCGCGCCGCCAGGATCGGCTCGAGCTTCTTGCCGTGCAGCTTGGCGACGGCATGCAGGATGCCGATGAAGCGTCCCAAAAGGCCGTAGCGGTAGAGGTTCTTGCCGAACATGTTGATGCGCCGGCCGCGCAGGGGGCGATCCTTCTCCCAATATTTCCGCGTCTCGGCGTCCAGCTTCGGGCGCAGATATTTGTCGTAGGCCGCGCGGTTGGCCTTGTCGTTCGCCTGGCCGAAGAAGCGGAAGAAGGCGTCGTGGCTGGGAAGGCTCTCCAGCGCGGCGAGCTTCAGCTTGGTCAGGGCGATGTGATTGGGGTTGAGGTCGACGGCGATGATCTTGGCCGGGTCGGCCGCTAGATAGTTCAGGACGTTGCAGCCGCCCGACGCGATGGTGATCACCCGATGGTCGGATTTGAGCGCCAGAGCGGCCAGGTCGACGACCGGGTCCTCCCAGATTTGGTTATAGACAAACCCTTGAAACATAAGGGTAAAGAGCCGCTCCAGGGCGCCTCTCTTGGTGGTCGCGGGCTTCTGATGGGCCGCCTTGTCGAGAAGCAGATTTGCCATGGATGTCCTTTGGAACCTCCCGCGTCGCGGGGCGCGTGAAGGGAGTGCCTAAGATTTATGACGGATTGAAGGAGGCAGGCAAAGAATTTCGGCGGCCGGGTCCGCCTTGCACGCCGCGCCGCCCGACTTTAAGGGGAGCGCCATGACCAAGCCCGCCAAGACCGCCATCGCCGAAGTCCTCGAACTGCTCGACCTGGAAAAGATCGAGGAGAACATCTACCGGGGCCAAAGCCCGGAAGACCGCATGCAGCGCGTGTTCGGCGGCCAGGTGCTGGGCCAGGCGCTGGTCGCGGCGAGCCGCACGGTCGAGGGCCGCGTCTGCCACTCCTTCCACGCCTATTTCCTGCGCGCCGGCGATCCGAAAGTTCCCATCCTGTACGAGGTCGACCGCGCCCGCGACGGCGCGAGCTTCACCTCGCGCCGCGTCGTCGCCATCCAGCACGGCAAGCAGATCTTCCATATGTCGGCCTCGTTCCAGGTTCCCGAGAAGGGGCTGGAGCACCAGTTCGACATGCCGTCGGTGCCGGACCCCGAAACGCTCATCGACGAGCACGAGGCGCGCAAGCAGTGGATGGACAAGATGCCGGAGGAGCAGAAGGCCTGGATGAGCCGTCCGCGCCCCATCGAATTGCGCCCCGTCATCCTCGACGATTGGATGAACCGCGCGCCGCGCGCCCCGTTCGACAATGTCTGGATCCGCGCCACGGGTCCGGTGCCCAACGACGTCGTCGTGCAGCAATCGGTCCTCGCCTATGCCTCCGACATGTCGCTGCTCGACACCGCGCTCCTGCCGCATGGCCGCTCGTGGCATTCGCCGATGCAGATGGCGAGCCTTGACCACGCCATGTGGTTCCACCACGCCTTCAAGATGGACGATTGGCTGCTCTACGCCCAGGATTCGCCGAGTTCCTCGGGCGCGCGCGGCTTCAACCGCGGCTCGATCTTCTCGCGCGAAGGCAAGCTGGTCGCCAGCGTCGTGCAGGAAGGGCTGATGCGGGTGCGCGAGGCGCGCAAGAAGGATTAGGGGCAGCTCGCCGGGGCGGTGATCGTCGTGCTGCGGCGCGGGCGCGCATAAAACGTCTCGGTCATGTTGATCGTGCCGGTGATGTAGTCGCTCACCGGCGAACTGTAGGGATAGCTCACTTCCGCCAGGATCACGCTGCCGCCGCTGGAGATGACGCCGGTCGGAACGGTGATCGCGCTGCCCGCGGTGCGCGGCGCTGTGTTCTGCGCGCAGCTCCAGGCGACCTTGGTGGTCGGATTGGGGCCCGTTGTCTGGGCGATGCTGGTGATCACGATCTTCAGCCCCGCCGCCGGATAGGGATAGACGATCGAGTTCACCGCCGCGAAGACGTTCGAGATGTCGCCGTTGGTGGCCTGGGTCTCCTGGGCCACGAGATCGGCGGCGGTCGACGCCATGCCGGTGACCTTCTGCTGGCAGTCGAGCGCGTCGCACAGCTCGATGCTGCCCAGGAACAGGGCGACCATCACCGGAGCCAGTATCGCGAACTCGACCGCCGCGATGCCGTCCTTGGCGCGGCGGAAGCGGGCGATGAGGTTCAGCATCCGGCCACCGCGACGTTGAAGGGCTCGTTGCGGAACGCCGCGGTCGCGCTGATCAGGTGATAGCCGCCGGTGATGTTGGTGAGAAACACCGAAAGCCCCGGCGTCATCACCTTCCAGGTGTAGAAGGCGCGCACCAGCACGACGTTGCAGGCGACGCCGGGCTGGTAGTTGCTCAGATTGGCCTTGAGATTGCCATTGGCGTCGATCGGCGCGGCGAAGGTCGCGCCGCCATAGCCGGCATAGGCGTCCAGGTCGATCTGCAGATTGCCGTCACAGGCGAGAAGCGGCGCGATGTCGTTGCAGATCCGCGTGCGGAACTGCGCCTGGGTCAGGTTCGCGGCCTGCGCCTGGCCGGTGCGCACATAGCGCGCGGCGTTGTCGGTCGCGTTCTGCAGGGTCGAGGCGGCGAAGAAGATCACGCCGTTCTCGATGATGCCCAGGAGCAGGATGAAGAACACCGGCGCGATGATGGCGAATTCGATCGCCGCGGAACCCTTGCGCGCATCGCCGCGCATGCGGCGCGCGCAGCGGCGCAGGCGCCCGGCGGTTCTTGCGAATAGGGAAGATACGCCTGTCACGGCACTCGGTCTTAAGCCTCTTGCCCCGGCCGTTCTTAGGCCGGCGCGCGAATGTTCCGAACAACAAGCCGCAACCATGCTCTCCAAACGCTTAAGGCAATGCCAACACGGCGTGTCGAATGGTTACGACCGGGCCCGGGCGTTCATACATCGCTAATCTTTCTTTATTTCGACGGGAATGTCCGCCCGATCGCTAACGATCGCCTAACCATGCCGCGCAATCGCAACTTCATTTTCATACCGCCGGGAGGATGATGCGGCGCCGTCGAAAGTTTCGAGATGACCGACATGTTCCTGGCCGAGACATTCCGCGATGCATGGAAGCGCGCCAGCGCCTTTCTCCGCAACCGCAGCGCCAATGTCGCGATGATCTTCGCGATATCGAGCATCCCGGTGGTCATCGCGGCCGGCGCCGGTCTCGACCTCACGCGCGCCATGATCGTGAAGTCGGCGCTGAGCGAGGCGCTCGACGCGGCGGCGCTGTCGGTCGGCAGCGCGCCGGGCCTGACCCAGGCGCAGATGCAGACCCAGGCGCAGAACTACTTCAACGCCAACTACAAGGTCGATGCCGCCTACGGCACGCCGGCCGCCGTCACCGTGGTGCCGAACGGCCAGTCGGTGACGGTCTCGACCTCGGTCCCGATGCCGACGACGCTGATGAGCGTCGCGGGAATCCACAGCGTGCCGGTCGACGCGTCGTCCACCGTGGTGTGGGGCCAGACCAAGCTGTGGGTCAGCCTCGTGCTCGACAACACCGGTTCGATGTGCGAATCCGACGCCAATCGCAACGCCAGCAGCCCGTGCCCGCATCCGTCTTCCGGCGCCAAGATCGTGGCGCTGAAATCCGCGACCCACAGCCTGCTGACCATGCTCCAGGGCGCATCGGCCAATCCGGGCGACGTCCAGGTCGCGCTGGTGCCCTTCGTCAAGGACGTCAATGTCGGCACCGGCTTCTCCAGCGCGTCCTGGATCGACTGGGGCTATTTCGGCTCGTGCAACATCTCGGGCATCACCTATCAGTCGAAATGCCAGACCACGCACGGCACATGGACCACCTGGAACGGCAACGGCACCTGCAGCATCTCGGGAAAAACCACGCAGAACAGCTGCCAGAATGCCACCGGCACCTGGACGGGAAACAGCCACAGCAACTGGAACGGCTGCGTCAACGATCGCGGCAACGACGGCGGTCCCGACACGAACAACAACTACGACGTCATGAAGACGTCGCCCTCCACCGGAACGGTATCGAGCCTGTTCGTGGCGGAAAACTACAGCTCCTGTCCGCAGGCGCTCATCGGCCTCGGCTACAATTGGAGCGCATTGAGCACCGAGGTCGACGCGATGGTGGCGGACGGAACCACCAACCAGTCCATCGGCCTGGTCTGGGGCTGGCATGCGCTGTCCACGGGCGCGCCGCTGAACGCACTGGCGCTCCCGGCCAACACGGCGCGCTACATCATCATCCTGAGCGACGGCCTCAACACCCAGAACCGCTGGTCCAGCTCGCAGTCCTCGGTCGACGCGCGCATGTCGCTGGTGTGCACCAATGCCAAGGCGGACCACATCATCATCTATGCCGTGTTCGTCGATATCGGCGGAACCCAGGGCAACTCGACCGTCCTGCAGAACTGCGCGACCGATGCGACCAAATATTTCGATCTGACCAGCACCACCCAGATCGCGGACACCTTCAACAATATCGGCCAGCAGATCACCAACCTGCGCGTCGCGCGGTGACGCGCAAGGCTATGGCGGCGTTCGTCCGAAGCCGCCGAAACCGGCGGGATCGATAAGGGAAAGGCGCTACTGCGCCGTCTTGGACCCGAGGTCGAGATGTTTCTCGAAGTCGCCCATCACGTCGGTGAAGTGCGCGTCGCCCGGAAGCGGCGCCGTCTCGCAGCGCGCGCTCGAACAGGCCAGCGTCGTCTGCGCCGCGCCCCGGTTCAGCGTGACCGTGGAGCCGCGCGTGCCCGACACGGTGACGGAGGTGTTGGAGATCTCGCGACCCTGCGAATCGAGCGCGATGACATTGGTCGTGCCGAACGACTTGCCGAGCACGAAGGCGTGCCGCGAGTCGATGACGTTCACGTCGGCGATCGACGGGTTGCCGACATAGACGGTGGTGACCGGCCTGCCGAAGGTGACGGTGCGCACCTCGTCCATCGGAACCGACACGCCGCCGGCGGCGAACGCGGCCGTGCCGGCAAGGCTGAAGGCGAGGGCGGCAAGAATGGCGCGGCGCATTTGGGTGATCCCGGATTTCGCTGTTCGCCAGGGTATCGCGCGCGGCGTAAAAGAGGGCTTAACTTTTCTTCCGCCTTAAGGCGCGCCGCCGTCCCGAAACTGGACAACGGCATAGCGGTCGGCATGGAGGCGGCGCCAGCCCGGCGTCGCATCGAGCTCCGCGACGACCGGCGAAGACGGGCTGAGGATCGACCAGCGTATGGCGTACCGGCGAAGGGTCGCGCGCAGCACATCGGGCCGGCCCAGCGCGGCGTAATTCTCGAGCGCCGCTTCGCCATAGAGTTCCGCGCGTGAATCGATGAAGGGCTTCACGCCCGAGAAGATGAGATAGCCGCCGAAGGCGTAATCGTTGAGCACGGGCAGGGTGCGCAGCCGCGCCGGCACGTCGGCCAGCGCGCTCGCCGGCGTGACCGGGGAATCGCCGCGCGTGACGGGCAGCGAGAGGCGCAGCGCGCAAAGGGCCAGCACGCCGATCAGCGCAAGCGCCGCCGGCCGCCGCGAAGCTGCTTCGCGGCGCTCGCCCAAGGCCCGTGCCAGCGGCTGCGCCAGCAGCAGCGGCGCCGCCACGGCGAACACGATCTGATGGCGCGCATGCAGGAAGGCGAGGGCGGCGAGCGCCAGCAGCAGACCCGCGCGCACCGGCGCGATGCGCACCCGCCGCGTCGCCAGGACATAGATCGTCGCGGCGACGACCGGCACGATCGGCTGGAAGAGCGTGAGCGGCGTCGCCTGCCACTCGCCGATCGCGGCCAGCGCCGGCATCGCCATCAGCGTCAAGGGAAAGATCACGCCCTGGGCGAAATGCGGATTGATCAGCGCCGCGCCCAGCATGCCCAGACCGAAAACACCCCACCTCCGCAGCGTATGCAGGCTCCGCTCTTCCCATAGCGCCTCGAGCGCCAGTCCGGCGGCGAGCGCGAAGCCGAGCAGGAAACTCGCATGGATATTGACCCAGATCGTCATCACCGGCAGCAGCATGAGGCTGGGGCTGCGTTTCTCGCTCCTGGCCGTCACGAGTTCCGCGGTCCAGATCGCCAGCAAGGGCAGCGCCAGAAGATGCGGGCGCGCCAGCAGGCTTCCCGTCATGCACGCCATGGCCAGCACGGTGACGATGGCTTGCGCCTTGGGGGCAAGCCAGCGGCCGAGCGTATCGCTCAGCACCGCGGCGGCCGCCGCCGCGGCGGCGGCGAACAGCACGAGCAGCCCGCTCCAGCCGCCGAGCTTGTAGGCGAGCGCCATCACGATCTCGGCCAGCCATTCATGCGCCTCCCACGGTGCGCCGGCGAAGGTGTAGGAGAACGGATCGCGCAACAGGATCGCGTGATCGCCGAGCATCCGGCTTCCCGCCGCGATGTGCAGATAGGTGTCGCCGTCGTTCAGCACCTGCGGCGCGAAAGCGGTCACCGCGAAGGCAAGGATCGCGGCGGCGCCGGTTACCGCGCCGCGGTCCTTCCAAGTCGCGGTCCGCCGCCGCGCGCCGGTCGAAAAGGCGATGGTCATCGCCCATCGGTAGCGCAAAGCGATGAGGGAATGATTGACCGCGGCAAGATGCGCCCGGCGAACGTCGCGCCAAGACGGAACCTGAAAGAACCGCCGCGTTTCGGGCGAGACAGTTAACAATCCGAAAATATTAATCTTAGCGCGTGTTCCGGAGCGGCCTGTCCGCTCAGCATTGGCACACAATGGCGATAGTGAAAATTGCGCACTTAATTAGCCGTTAAGCCCACCGGCCTAGGCTCACGTCTGTCCAGGTTGGTCTCTCTCGCAATTGATGCCGGCCGGACGTCCTAGGGTGTCACTTTGTGGAGGCTTTTATGAACAACCTTTTCGCTCGCTTCGTGCGCGACGAGTCCGGCGCGACGGCCATCGAGTATGGCCTCATCGCCGCGCTTATCGCCGTCGTTATCATCGGCGCCATTCAGGTCGTCGGTACCGATCTGTCGACCACGTTCAAGACCATTGGCGACAAGCTCGGTTAGTAAGCACTCGCGTGTTCGCGCGGATGTTTCGTGTGCGGCCGCTTCCTTAAGGGACGCGGCCGTTCGCACGCCTCTCCAATTGGGACGCCGATGACCGCCGAGCTTCTCGTCCTGATCGTGCTGCCCGCGCTTCTCGCGCTCGCGGCCGGCTGGGACCTTGCCAGCTTCACCATCCCCAACGCCCTGCAGATCGCCCTGATCGGCGCCTTCGCCGTGTTCGCGATCTCGGTGGGCCTGTCGCCGGCCGAGATCGGCGGCCATCTCCTGGCCGGCTTCGTCGGGCTCGCGATCGGCTTCACGCTGTTTGCCTTGGGCTATGTCGGCGGCGGCGACGCGAAGCTGTTCGCCTGCGTCCTTTTGTGGATCGGATTTCGCAATCTGCTCGACTACACGCTCGTCGCCGTGGTGATGGGCGGCGGATTGAGCGTTCTCATCCTGGCGATGCGGCGCGTACCGCTCCCGGCCTCGCTGGGATCGCAAGGCTGGATCGCGCGCCTGCACGACGCGAAGGGCGGCATCCCCTACGGCGTGGCGCTGGCCGCCGGCGCCGTCCTGATTCTTCCGCAGACGGAAATTTTCAAAATGGCGGCAACGATCTAGGGGCGCGCGGTTTTCTCGCGCCGTAGTTTCGGTTGCACAGCATTTTGTTAAGCAAATTCTAAAGGGTTCGTGGTCGGATCGGACCCAAAGGAGTTGGGTTCATGAACATGCCGCGCATGCTGGTTCTCGGTCTCGCCGTCGTCGCGGCGGCGGTCGCCGTGCTGATCGTGCGCGGCCTCATGGGCGGCGGCACGCCCCAGGTCGCGGCGATGCTGCCCAAGCCGCAGGTCGTGACCGGCGAAGTGCTCGTCGCGTCCGAGCCGTTGCAGCCCGGCCAGACGCTCGCCGCCTCGCTGGTGCGCTGGCAGGCGTGGCCGAAATCCAGCATCGATTCGAGCTTCATCACCCATGACGAGACGCCCAATCTCGACGCCGCGCTCGCCGGCACGGTGGTGCGCGCCCCGATGGTGGCGGGCGAGCCGCTGACGGCCGCGAAATTCGTGCGCAGCGACGCCGCCGGCTTCATGGCCGCGACGCTGCAGCCGGGCATGCGCGCGGTGTCCATTCCGATCACCACCGAATCCGGCGCCGGCGGCTTCATCCTGCCCAACGACCGCGTCGATCTTCTGATGACCGAGCAGATTTCCGAAACCCCGCGCCGCTTCCGCGCCCGCATCGTGCTCACCAACATCCGCGTGCTGGCGATGGACCAGACCTACAAGCAGGACAAGGACCAGAAGGTCGTGCTCGCCAAATCCGCGACGCTCGAATTGTCGTCCGACCAGGCGCGGATCGTGACCAAGGCGCAGGCCGGCGGGCCCTTGAGCCTGGCGCTGCGCGCGCTCGGCGACGAAACCAAGCCGGCGCCGATCGCGGCGAACCAGGCGAACCCGGCGAATGACGACGACGGGCCGGACGGCAGCGGCGTCACCGTCATCCGCTTCGGCGTGATGCCGAGCGGCGCGAACGGAAGGAAAGAGTAGCGATGCGCAGGATCCTTCTTGGGCTCGCAATGACCGCGCTCGGCCTCCTGGCCGGCAGCGCCGGCGCGGCCCCGCCGCCCGACGGCAACCTGCACGTCATCTCGATCTCGACGAGGAACGGCACCGTCACCCAGCGCCTGGTGCTGTCGACCAACAAGGCCGCCGTCGTGCAGCTCGACGCCGATGTGCGCGACGTGCTGGTCTCCAGCCCCGACATCGTCGACGCCGTGGTGCGCAATCCGCGCCGCATCTTCCTCCTGGCGCTGAAGACCGGCCAGACCAACGCCTTCTTCTTCGACGCCGCCGGCCATCAGCTCGCCTCGATCGATATCCGGGTCGAGAAGGACACCACCGATCTCGGCGCCATGTTCCATGCCGACATGCCCAAGGCGGACATCAAGGTCTCGTCGATGAACGACAATGTCGTGCTGACCGGCACGGTCGCGAGCACGCAGGAATCCGTGCGGGCCCAGGATCTGGCGGCGCGCTTCGCGGGCGATCCCACCAAGGTCGTCAACCTGCTTCGGGTCGCCGCCAGCGAGCAGGTGATGATCCGCGTGCGCATCTCGGAGATGCAGCGCAACATCGCCAAGCAGTTCGGCATCGACCTCGCCAGCGCCGCCATCGTCGCCGGCGTGCCGATGAGCGCCGCGTCCTCGCCGGCCTTCGGCCTCACCGGCCGCGCCTTGAACGATCTCACCGGCGGCCAGATCGGCCAGGTGTGCACGCCGACCGCCGGCGTCTGCTCCGGCGGTCCCAACAATCTCCAGGGCGCGCTTCAGGCCCTGGAGCAGGTCGGCCTGGTGCACACGCTGGCCGAGCCCAATCTGACCGCGGTGTCGGGCGAGACCGCCAAATTCCTCGCCGGCGGCGAATTCCCCGTTCCGGTCGCCAAGGACAACCAGGGCAACGTCACCGTCGAGTTCAAGCAGTTTGGTGTCGGCCTGTCCTTCACCCCCGTCGTGCTGAGCGCCGGCCGAATCTCGCTCCAGGTCTCCACCGAGGTCAGCGAGCTCACCAACACCGGCGCCTTCACGCTGCAGGGCACGACGCCGACCAACGGCCTGACGATTCCGGCGCTGTCGGTGCGCCGCGCCCAGACCACGGTCGAGCTGCCGTCGGGCGGCAGCTTCGCCATCGCCGGGCTGATGCAGCACAGCTCCAAGCAGGTGCTGCAGGCGCTGCCGGGCGTGAAGGACCTGCCGATCCTGGGCG
Above is a window of Rhizomicrobium sp. DNA encoding:
- a CDS encoding type II and III secretion system protein family protein gives rise to the protein MRRILLGLAMTALGLLAGSAGAAPPPDGNLHVISISTRNGTVTQRLVLSTNKAAVVQLDADVRDVLVSSPDIVDAVVRNPRRIFLLALKTGQTNAFFFDAAGHQLASIDIRVEKDTTDLGAMFHADMPKADIKVSSMNDNVVLTGTVASTQESVRAQDLAARFAGDPTKVVNLLRVAASEQVMIRVRISEMQRNIAKQFGIDLASAAIVAGVPMSAASSPAFGLTGRALNDLTGGQIGQVCTPTAGVCSGGPNNLQGALQALEQVGLVHTLAEPNLTAVSGETAKFLAGGEFPVPVAKDNQGNVTVEFKQFGVGLSFTPVVLSAGRISLQVSTEVSELTNTGAFTLQGTTPTNGLTIPALSVRRAQTTVELPSGGSFAIAGLMQHSSKQVLQALPGVKDLPILGALFRSRDFQNDESELVVVITAYLVTPTTMANLALPTDGFVSPTDPETILLGRLNGIHDNRPPAAKPTASSGAGFIIQ